The genomic DNA GCAAGCCCGCGTATAAACGAGTAGTCTTGCGGGCTTGTCAAACGGCTGAAAGGATTCGCCATGCTGCTGAGTTTTCGCCCCCTCGCCCTGTTTACCGCCCTGCTCTGCTTTGCCCTGGCGCTGATCTGGGGGTTACGCCCCGACCTGCTGCTGTGGCTGTGGAGTGTCGAATATGCCGGCGCAACCGGGCTGGTCTGCCGCCGCAACGCTGCGCTGTTTCTGGCCTTGGGCATCATGTTCTACCGCGCCCGCCATGCGCCGCCCAATGAAACGCGCCGCGCCCTGACCACCGGTTTCGCAACCGGCTGCCTGGTGCTGGCAGTGTTGGGGTTTGGGGAATGGATCGATGGCAACGCGGGGCCGGGCATCCTGCTGGCGGTGGCAACAGAAACCGTATTGGGCCTGGCGTTTATCCAGGCCCACAGGTCGTCGGTGGTTCAACCTCAAACATCGGCCTAGTAATAGGCGCGCCCGCCCGCTCGTTGCAGAACAGGTGAATGGGTATGCTTGAGGTCTTCGCGCAACCCGGTAATGAGGTTGCAAATGGCTCGACTGCTGTCGAGTTTATCGGCGTTGATGCCTTTGACTTCCAGATCCACCCGGTCACGGTCGCGGTCGTCATAGACCTTGATCGTCAACGAGGCATCTTCGGCTTTGGTGCATTCGCACCGTTTGGGCAGGAAACTTCCTTCAATAATGCTGCGAAGCTCTAATTCCGAAAGCATGGTCAACCTCTCCTTTTATGAGACTGCCAACAGATTTTTATATGTCCGGCAGACACGCGTGCCTGCCACGTCTTGCCGACCCTGGCAGACGCTTTCATTCACCAGCCTACTCGGCAAACTCCACTCTCGTTGTAACCATTCCTCATAAGCACTGAGCGCGTTTATATAACTTCAACGCCGGCTGGTTTACGTCCTATAAATCTTCGTCGAAAAGTCGCGATTAAACGGTTAACCCGGGCGTACGTGTTAGACGGCAACTTGCGCGGCAACTCTTTCAGCAACATGTCGCAAACTATCGAAGTTGATGTTGGCGCCTGAATTGATCGCTACCAGCGTTTGCTGTTGCACCCCCGTCAGAGCCACGTATTTGCGAATGCCGGCCACGGCCAATGCGCCGGAAGGTTCGGTGATGGACCGTGTATCGTCGTAAATCAGCTTCATGGCGCTGCACAGCTCGTCGTTGCTGACGGTGATCACTTCATCGACCCATTGCTGGCAGATCTGGAAACCATAGGCGCCGATCTGCGCCACCGCCGTGCCGTCAGCAAACCCGTCGACACTCGGCAACACCACGCGCTCGCCCGCACGCAAGGCCGCCAGCAGGCAACTGGAGCCTTCGGGCTCCACACCGATGATGCGCACGTCGGGGCGCAGGTATTTGACGTACGCGGCGATGCCCGCGATCAGGCCACCGCCGCCCACCGGCACGAAGATCGCGTCCAGCCGGCCTTGTTGTTGGCGCAGCACCTCCATCGCCACCGTGCCCTGGCCGGCGATCACATCGGGGTCGTCAAATGGCGAGACAAAAGTGCTGCCCGTGGTATGCGCCAATTGCAGCGCGTGGGCCAGGGCAAACGGGAAACTGTCACCGTGCAGCACCGCCTCGGCGCCTCGCGAACGCACGCCCAACACCTTCAGCTCCGGCGCGCTGCAGGGCATGACGATGCGCGCCTGTATCCCCAGTTCCCGTGCCGCCAGCGCCACGCCCTGGGCATGGTTGCCCGCCGACGCCGTGACCACACCACGCGCCTTTTGCTCGGCCGTGAGCTGCACCAGCTTGTTGTAGGCGCCGCGGATCTTGAAGGAAAACGTCGGTTGCAGGTCTTCGCGCTTGAGCAGCACCTGATTGCCCAGCATCGCCGACAAGGCCGGGGCCGCCTGCAACGGCGTGCGCACCGCCAGGTCATACACCGGCGCGGCGAGGATCTTTTTCACATAGTGTTCAAGCAGCCCGGCATCGGCGGCAGGGGGAACGGGGCAGGTGTTCATCGGTGTCTCCTGGCATTGTTAAAAAAGGCCTGAGACGGATAAACAAAACCCGCCTCAAGGGCGGGTCTGGGTGCAGCCGAGTGCTATCCCGCCAAATGAGGAATGGCGGTAATAATCATGCTCGGCTGGCAGTGCGAAGTCAGAAATGTCATGCAACGAAATTAACCGGCGCTTGCCGGGCAAGTCAATGGCCAACCGCCATTTAGCGGATGGGGGCTTACCATAAGTATACGAAACATATACGATTCGTATATTCCTTCAACACAGTGACTGTCATGGGCATCGTCAAAATCACCGACCAATTGCACGAACAACTCCGCCTGGCCAGCGCCGCCATGGACCGCTCCATCAACGCCCAGGCCGAATTCTGGATCAAAATCGGCCTGCTGGCCGAGCTCAACCCCCACCTGCCCTACAACGACCTGATCAACAAACTGTTGCTGGACAAACCCGACCTGGTCCGAGGGCGCGGCTGATGATCAAGACCCCCGCACAGCTTGCCGTGATGCGTGAATCCGGGCGCCTGCTGGCCCAGGTGTTCACCATGCTCGACGGCTTTGTCGCCGCCGGCCGCTCCACCCTGGAGCTCGACAGTGCCGTCGAGACCTTTATCCGCCATGAGCTGAAAGCCCGCCCGGCGAGCCTGGGGCAGTACGACTACCCCTTCTGCATCAACACGTCTCTCAACGAAGTGGTGTGCCATGGCATGCCCAGCGCCAAGGACATCCTCAAGGATGGCGACATCATCAACATCGACATCACCCTGGAAAAAGGCGGTTTCATCGCCGACTCCAGCAAGATGTACATGATCGGCAACGTGGCGCCCAAGGCGCAGCGCCTGGTGGAAAAAACCTTCGAGGCGATGTGGGCCGGTATTCGCACGGTCCGGCCGGGTGCGCGACTGGGGGATATCGGGCATGCGATCCAGAGCCACGCGCAAACGAACGGCTACAGCGTGGTACGCGAATATTGCGGCCACGGCATCGGCCGCGAAATGCATGAGGAACCGCAAATTCTGCACTTCGGGCGACCCGGCACCGGGATGGAACTGCGCGAAGGCATGGTGTTTACGATTGAGCCGATGCTGAATCAGGGCAGCGCCAAAGTGCGCAACCTCAAGGATGGCTGGACGGTTGTAACCAGGGACAACAGCCTGTCGGCGCAGTGGGAACACACCGTGGCGGTGACCGCAGACGGCTTTGAAGTGCTGACCCTGCAACCGGTCGCCTGAACAACACATCTCCTCCAGCAGCTGGCATCCGGGTACATCAGGCAGATCCGGTTGATGCCATCGCAGGCAAGCCAGCTCCCACAGAAACGCAGAGCCGAGCACCATCAAAATGTGGGAGCGGGCTTGCCCGCGATGGTAGTGGGTCAGTCAATATCTTCTTGGCTGCACCAGCCCGCTCCCACAGTTGGAACTTCATGTGTCTGAAGAAACGCAATCTGCCCTGATAACACGCCTCCCACGAGCCATCCTCTTCAACCCCACCACCATCAAGCCCGCCCCCACCCCCATCGCCAGCAAAAACAACGGATAGGACACCCACCACGGCGTCCCCGCCGTCATCATGCTGAACTCCGACATCCCGCCCACACTCGCAATCAGGTTCAACGGCAAAAACACCACGTTGATCAGCGTCAGCTTGCGCAACAGGTCATTCATGCTGTTGTTCATCAAATTCCCGCGCGCATCGATCAACCCGGAAAACACATTGGAATAGATCTCCGCCTGCTTGTAGCACTGGTGATTTTCAATGATCAGGTCGTCAATCAGCCCCAGCACCTCGGCGCTGAAATGCTCCTTCTCCCCATGGTTGCGCAGCCGTGACAGCACCGCGCCGTTGCTGTGCAGTGCGTTGATGTAATAGATCAGGCTTTCGCTGAGGTTAAACATCTGCATCAGATGGTGATTGCTCATGGACGCGTTGAACTGCTGCTGCAGCTCCCGCGCCACCAGCTTGATCACCTTCAAATGGCCGAGGTAGTGGTGGATGTTGTTGAGCAACAGGTCGAGCAGCACATCCAGCGGCGTGTGCAACGACCGCCGCGCGCCGAGCCCGGACAGCGGGGTGTCATCGGTGGCAATCACCAGCAGGCGGCCAGGTGAAAACAACAGGCCGCAGGACGACACCTCGAACACCAGGTTGCCGCCGCCGGAATAATTCTCCGGGCGTTTCCAGATCAGGAACAGGTTGTCGGGGTGAAACTCGATGCGCGACACCTCGTCCGGGTCGAGCGCCGAGGCCAGGGCGTGTTCGTCAAGTTTGTGGTGGTCGCGCAGCCATTCGCGTTCCAGGAGGTCGGGGTTGCTGACCAGCAAAATCGGTGCATCCTCGCCCGCCCCGCTGTCCAGCTTGCCGCCACTCAATTCAAAGCGCTGGATCATCGCGCGTCACCACACCTGGCCCTGGCGCTTGAGCTCCAGGCGCCGTACGAATTCTTCCAGTACCAGGGCGTAGAGGTCGTCCTGCAGGTAGGCGTCTTCGATGCCGGCGTCCATGTTCGGGTTGTCGTTGACTTCGATCACCACCACCTTGTCGCCGGACTGCTTGAGGTCCACGCCGTAAAGGCCGTCGCCGATCAGGTTGGCGGTCTTCACCGCGAGTTCCACCACCGCCTTGGGCGCTTCGTGGACCGCCAGGGTACGGCACTCGCCGTTGATGTCCTGGCCGATGGCCTTGTGGTTGTAGATCTGCCAATGGCCCTTGGACATGAAGTACTGGCAGGCAAAGATCGGCTTGCGGTTGAGTACGCCGATGCGCCAGTCGTATTCGGTGTAGAAAAACTCCTGGGCCAGCAACAACACGGAATGTTCGAACAATTCGGCGGTGGCCTTGAGCAAGGCTTCCTGGCTTTCCACCTTGATCACGCCCCGGGAAAAACAGCCGTCGGGGATCTTCAGCACCAGCGGAAAGCCCAGGCGCTCGCCGACCCGTTCGAAATCTTCCGGTCGTTCCTTGTAAAGAATTTCGGTGGCGGGCATGCCCAGTTGATGGCTGTTGAGCAGGTCAGTGAGGTAAACCTTGTTGGTACAACGCAGGATCGACGCCGGGTCGTCCATCACCACCAGGCCTTCGCTCTCGGCCTTTTTGGCGAAGCGGTAGGTGTGGTTGTCGACGCTGGTGGTCTCGCGGATCAGCAAGGCGTCGTACTCGGCCAGGCGCGAGTAATCCTTGCGCTCGATCAGCTCCACATCAATGCCCAACCCTTTGCCCACGCGTACGAAATTTTCCAGGGCCTTGGCATTGGATGGCGGCAGTTGCTCCTGGGGATCGTGGAGGATCGCCAGGTCGTAACGGGCCAGGCGGCGTGAGCGTGGCTGGCGCCAGATCTTGCGGCTGAAGTTGTCCAGCGCATGGGCGAACTGGTCTTCCTGGTCGTCGCGCAACTTGTGCAGTACGCCGGATTTAACCCCCTCGATATGCCAGCCGTTATTCTTGCGAAATTCAACTAACAGGATCGGGCAAGGAAAGGTTTCAAACAACTGCCGGGCCAACTCCTGCAACGGTTCAATATTGGTGCGACCAAAATAAAGTGTCAGGGTAAAGCCTTCGGTATTGCTGTAAAGGTGATGACTCAAGGCTTTATCGAGGGTTTTATCCAGGTCGTCCAGAGATAAGCCGTACAACGACTTTTTCGTCAACTCGCTGATGGTGCGCACCGAAGGAATTACCCTGTGCCCTCGCGCTTCAGCCAGCAGCGAGCAGTAGTAACCATGCCCCAGGTACTTGTAGCTGCGACACAGGTTGATCACCTGCACCCGCTTGCCCGTCTCGCCTTCACGGGTCTGTTCGAGGTATTCCTGGGCGGTGACGATGTCTTCGCTGGGGAAGTAAGAGGCCCAATCTTCCTTGCGCTCGACAATAATCACGACTTGACTGGAACCTCGTTGGGGCGCCGAAAAATAACCGTTGGAAGTTATTGTCGCCGCGACAGTTTGCCCGGATACTTCACGCCAATGACCTTGTACCGCCGACATAATATTTGATCCGCTTTAGAGAACTCGACCTTTTCTATTAAGCACGATCTTTTAGAGAAGTCCCGTTTCGTTACGCAACTTTTACGGCGGTCTTATGGCTCTTTTCTTTCGCATTGCAACCCCCGCAGATGTGCCCGAACTGGTGGCGCTGGAACAGCACTGTTTCACCACCGACCGGCTTTCGCCGCGCAGCTTTCAATGGATGGTCAGCCGCGCCCACGGCCGGTTGCTGGTGGCGGAAAATGACGGGCAACTGCTGGGCTACGCGCTGGTGCTGTTCCATCGCGGCACCTCGCTGGCGCGCCTGTATTCGATTGCCATCGCCGAACACGCGCGCGGTCTGGGCCTGGGCAAACAGTTGCTGGCGCGGATCGAGGCCTGCGCCGTCGAGCACGATTGCGCCTACCTGCGTCTGGAAGTGCGCACCGACAACCCCGGCGCCCTGGCCCTGTATGAGCGCAACGGTTACCGGCGCTTTGCGCTGATCAACGACTATTACGCAGACCACACCGCCGCCCTGCGCCTGGAAAAACGCATCGTCCAGCACAGCGACGCGCGCCCGCACAGCGTGCCCTATTACCAGCAAACCACCGACTTCACCTGCGGCGCCGCCTGCCTGCTGATGGCGATGGGCGCGCTGGTGCCCGAACGCCTCGCGCAGCGCCGCGAGGAATTGCAGATCTGGCGCGAAGCAACCACCGTATTCATGACCGCCGGCCATGGCGGTTGCAGCCCGCAAGGCCTGGCACTGGCAGCGTGGCGCCGGGGGTTTCGCGTGCGCATGCAGGTGAACGTGCGCGGGCCCTTGTTTCTGGATGGCGTACGCGACCCGCATAAAAAGGATGTCATGCGCCTGGTGCATGAAGCGTTTGAAGAAGAATTGGCCGGCAGCGATGTGGAGCAACTGTTCGGCAGCGCACTGGACTTGCCGCAAGTGCTGCGTGACGGCGGGCAGCCGCTGGTGCTGATCAGCAGCTACCGCCTCACCCGCTCCAAGTCGCCGCATTGGGTGATGGTCACCGATTGCGACGAAGATTTCGTCTACCTGCACGACCCTGACGTGGACCACAGCCAGCACCGCCAACCCCTGGACTGCCAGCACCTGCCGGTCAGCCACGGGGAGTTCGAGCGCATGTGCCGTTTCGGCAACAACAAATTACGCGCGGCGGTCGTCGTCTTCACCCGGTAAAGGCTCAGGCCACTTGCTGGATTCCGGCCTTGGCTTCCAGCTCGCGCACCAGCGGCAGCACGCGCTCGCCGAAGTACTCGACTTCTTCCTGAAAGTGCAGGAAGCCGGCCAGCACCAAATCCACGCCCACCGCCTTGAGTGCGACGATGCGCTCGGCAATCTGCTGCGGGGTGCCGATCAAATTGGTCTTGAAACCGTCGTTGTATTGCACCAGGTCTTCAAAGCTGGACTTGGCCCAGTTGCCCTCGCCTTCGGGCGACGCCTTGCCCGCCTGTTTGGCCGCATCCCCAAAGGCGTTGACGGCTTCCGGGTCGGCCTTGTCGATGATGTCTGCGAGCACGGCACGGGCTTCTTCCTCGGTGTCGCGAGCGATCACAAACGCGTTCACGCCGACTTTGACCGAATGGTTATTCGCCGCGGCCTTGGCACGAATGTCATCGACCTGGGCCTTGATGCCTTCCGGGGTGTTGCCGTTGGTGAAATACCAGTCCGACACGCGCGCGGCCATGTCCCGCGCCGCCCGCGAGCTGCCGCCCTGGAACACTTCGGGCTGGCCCAGCGGTTTGGGTTTGAGGGTGTAGTTGTTGAAACGGTAGAAGTCGCCCTTGAAGGTGAAATCGTCTTGGGTCCAGATGCCTTTGAGGGCGCGGATGAACTCTTCGGAGCGGCGATAGCGCTCGTCGTGTTCCAGCCAATGCTCGCCGATGGCCTGAAATTCGCCTTTGAACCAGCCACTGACGATATTGACCGCGATGCGGCCATTGGTGAGTTGGTCGATGGTCGCCAGTTGCTTGGCTGCCAACGCAGGTTGCCATGGGCCCGGCAGGATTGCCGCAATCACCTTGAGTGTGGTCGTCGCTGCCAGCAGCGCATGGCTGAACGCCACGGATTCGTGCTGGTTTTCTGCGCCGTAGCCGGCGGTAAAGCGAATCTGCGTCAGGCCATATTCAAAACCGGCCGCTTCCGCCAATTGCGCCAGTTTGCGGTTGTAGTCGATGCCCCAGTGGGTGCGCTGTTCGATCTTGCTGACCACCAGCCCACCGCTGACGTTGGGTACCCAATAGGCAAATTTAACGGCTTGCTGACTCATCTGGCAGTACCTCGCACAAAGGGATGTGGCAGGGGCTTGAGCAGCAAGCGTGCCAGCCGTCCGCAAAGGCCCGGCCTGCAGGCGTTGCGGTAAGCAATTGGTGGTTGTACGGCCGCGCGGGCAATGTCGGGGATTGTGCCGGTTTGTCGTTCCACTGTTGCGGGAGCAACAGTGGATCACTGCCGCGCGCCGCAAACACGGGCGATAAACCCCGGCACGGACTGTGCAACAGCCCCAGGACTTGAACACTGCCAGGGAGCCGTACCCCATGACCGAGCAACACGTGATCAACCCGCTGTCCACCGGCGTCGATTACCCCGCGCTGGCCGCGCGCTTTCGGCCGATCTTCCAGCGCATCGCCGAAGGTGCCGTGGAACGTGAACACACCCGCGCCCTGCCGTTTGAGCCCATTCAATGGCTGAAAGAGGCGGGTTTCGGCGCCGTGCGGGTGCCGGTGGAATACGGCGGCGGCGGCGCTTCATTGCCGCAGTTGTTTGAATTGTTGATCGAACTGGCGGCCGCCGACTCCAACGTGCCGCAAGCGTTGCGCGGGCACTTTGCCTTTGCCGAGGACCGCTTGAACGCCCCGCCGAGCGCGGGCCGCGACCTTTGGTTTAAACGGTTTGTTGAAGGCGATATCGTCGGCTGCGCCTGGACCGAAATCGGCAACGTGGCCATCGGCGATGTGGTCACCCAAGTCAGCCCCGACGGCGATAACTGGAAGCTCAACGGCGAAAAGTTCTACAGCACCGGCAGTATTTTCTCGGACTGGATCGACGTGTACGCCCAACGCAGCGACACCGGCGGCGACGTGATCGCCGCCACCCGCACGCGCCAGCCTGGTGTGGTGCAACGTGACGACTGGGACGGCTTCGGCCAACGCACCACCGGCAGCGGCACCACACGCTTTAGCGACGCGGTGGTGGAAGCCGACAACGTCATCGACTTCGCCACCCGTTTCAAATACCAGACGGCGTTCTATCAGCTTGTCCTGCTGGCCAGCCTGGCCGGGATCGGTCGCGCCGCGCTGAATGATGTGGCCCATCAGGTGCGCAGCCGCCGGCGCATCTACAGCCATGGCAATGCGCCGCATGTCAGCCAGGACGCGCAGATTCAGCAGGTGGTGGGTGAAGTGGCCGCGCTGGTGTATGCCGCCGAAGCCAGCGCATTGAAAGCCGCCGTGCCGGCGCAACGGGCCTATGTGGCGCGGTTTGGCGGGAATGCGGAAGTGGAGCGTGAGGCCAACGTGGCCGCCGAGATCGAGTCGGCGACAGCGCAGGTGGTGGTATCGGAACTGATTCAGCGGGCGACCACCGAACTGTTCAATGCGCTGGGCGCTTCGGACGTGCGCCAGGGCAAGGCGCTTGATCGGCATTGGCGCAATGCGCGCACGGTGTCCTCGCACAACCCGGTGATCTACAAGGCGCGGATTGTGGGGGATTGGGTGGTCAATGGCACCGAACCGCCGTTTGTGTGGCAGATCGGTAATGGCCCGACCAGGACCTGAAGTCACGCAATCCCTGTGGGAGCTGGCTTGCCTGCGATAGCGGTGTGCCAGCCACCTATTCAGTCAACTGAACCACCGCTATCGCAGCGATGCGGCGACCCGACAAGCCAGCTCCCACATTTGGATTGCGTACACCCCACCATTTAGAAGGCCAGCTTGTAGCCAATACTCATCAACATGATCGCCAGGCACGGGCGCAGCACACCATCGGGCACCTTGCCGGTCATGTGGCTGCCCAGGTAAATGCCCGGCAGCGAGCCCATCAGCAAAAAGCCCAGCAAGTGCCAGTCCATATTGCCCATGCTCGCGTGGCCCAGGCCGGCCACCAGGGTCAGGGGCACCGCGTGGGCGATCTCGGTGCCGACCAGCCGCCGTGTGGCCAGGAACGGATAAAGGATAAACAGCGCCACAGTGCCCAAAGCCCCGGCGCCGATGGACGTCAGCGCAACCATGGTGCCGAGGATGGCACCGGTAATCACGGTGAGCGCATTCAGGTTGCGCGGGCTCATGCGGTAGTCATCGCCGGCATGGCGCTGGGCGAAGGCCAACAGGGTTTTCTTGAACAAAATGGCCAGGGCGGTCAGCAACAGCACCACGCCGAGGGCCTGTTTGATCACTGCGTTCATCGCGCTGGGGTCGGTGTGCAGGCTGGCGAGAAACCACAGGGTCAGCAGCACCGCAGGCACACTGCCCAGGGTGAGCCAGCCGGTGATGGTCCAGTCGATGTTTTTGTTCTTGCTGTGTACCAGCACGCCACCGGACTTGGTGATGGCCGCGTACAACAGGTCGGTGCCCACGGCAGTCGCCGGGTTGATGCCGAACCAGAGCAGGATCGGCGTCATCAACGAGCCCCCGCCCACACCGGTCATGCCCACGATAAAACCCACGATCAGGCCGGCAATGACAAAACCAAAATTCCCCACATCCATTACAGCTACCTGCGGCCTTATAAATTTCTGGCCGCAGGATAGCGATTTTTCTTATAACGACTTATACCAATATGATCTGACTTTATGCCTTTTAGCTCAGGCGCTGACAGACGTACGCCTGGGTCCGGTACGGAAAGGCCACGGTATCGCGCCCTTTCAAGGCCGGATGGGTATCGATCAGCGCCTGCAGCTGCGCGGTGACCGTGGCTTTTTCAGCCGGTCCCAGCGCGGCAATAAAGCTGACCGAGAGAAAGCGGTCCATGATCACTTCCTGCGGGCTGCCGACGTGGCTGTAAGGAAAGCACGTCATCTCGGGTGCGGAAAAATACTCACCGGTGAAGGCTTCGCGCCAGTGGCCGGTATGAAAGCGCGGCGTATCACCTTCATACGGGGTGATGATGGCCGTGATCGCCGCCACCCAATCCACCGATTCATCGCGCACATTCCACACCAGCCCCAGGCGACCGCCGGGCTTCAGCACGCGGTGAATGTCCGCCAACGCCGCCTCAGTGGAAAACCAGTGGAAAGCCTGCGCGCAGACCACCGCATCGGCGCTGGCGGCTTCGAGGGGGATGGCTTCGGCCGTGCCGGGAAGCAAACGCACGTCCGGCAGCAGTTTTGCCAACTGCGCGCCCATGGCCTCCACCGGCTCGACGGCAATCAGCGTCGGCGCCAGGGTGCTGAGCAACCGGGTGAACTTGCCGGTGCCGGCGCCCAGATCGATCACCGTGGAGTGCGCATCAATATGCAGGGTGTCGGTGAGCCAGCCGGTGAGTTGCCGCGGATAGTCCGGCCGGCCTTGGGCGTAGGTGACGGCCTGGGTCGAGAAACCTTGTTGAGCAGACGTGTGAACACCAGTCATTGCCAATCTCTCCTCGGTTGTTGCGGGGCGCACAGTGTGCGCCCTCTCAAGTTTATTTTCTAACCCGTGCATCCAATCGCGCGCGCCGCGGGTAGTCCTTTCAGTCACCCCGCTGTTTTACTGAAATGGAGTTACACCATGAACGCTAAAGCATTGCTCTGCCTGACCGCGCTGTTGGCCACCCCTGCCGTTTTCGCCCAAACCGGTTTGCCCGACAGCATCAAGGTGCCGGACGGCCACAAGGTGGCATTGGAGACGACAGGCGTCGGCGAAATCACCTACGAGTGCAAGGACAAAGCCAACGCCGCCGGCCAGACCGAATGGACCTTCGTCGGCCCCAAGGCCGTGTTGAATGACCGCAGCGGCAAGCCGGTGGGCACCTACTTCGGCCCACCGGCCACCTGGCAGGCCAAGGACGGCTCGAAAATCACCGGCACCCAATTGGCGGTGGCACCGTCGGGCGCAGGCAACCTGCCCTATCAACTGGTCAAGGCCAACCCGGCCGAAGGCAAGGGTGCGATGAGCGGCGTGAGTTACATCCAGCGGGTCGCCCTCAAGGGCGGCGTGGCCCCGAGCAGCGCCTGCACGGTGGCGAACAAAGGCGCGCAGGAAGTGGTGAAGTACCAGGCCGACTACATCTTCTGGGCGGCCAACTGAGTAAAGTCGGCTACGCTGCCTGTGGCGAGTGCGCTCGCCACAGGGTTCAGCCATTAAGGGATGCCGTATTTGTTTGACTATGAAGCGTGCCTTGCGGCCTGCGCCCGCGGCGATAAACGTGCCCTGCGCCAGCTCTATGTGCAGGACAGCAACCAGTTGCTCGGGGTGGCCTTGCGTATCGCCCGCGACAAGGCCCTGGCCGAAGACATCGTGCACGACGCCTTTATCCGCATCTGGCGTGGCGCCGGCAGTTTTGACGCACGCCGCGGCTCGGCCCGCGGCTGGGTGTTCAGCGTGACCCGCCACCTGGCGCTCAATGCCGTGCGCAACCGCTACCGCGAAGTGGTGCTGGACGATGAACACGAGCAAGCTGCCGAACCGGCTGCCCGCTTCGAATTCGGCGCCCGGGAAGACAAGGTTTATCGTTGCCTGGAACAGCTCGACCCGGCCCGTCGCGCGTGCATCCTGCACGCCTATGTCGACGGTGATTCCCACAGCGAAATCGCCCGGAAACTGGACACGCCCCTGGGCACCGTCAAAGCCTGGATCAAACGTAGCCTCGCCGCGCTGCGGGAGTGCATGGCATGAACGAGCCGATGGATGAACTGGCCAGCGAATACGTGCTGGGCACCCTGCCCGCCGAGCAACGGGCCGAGGTGCAACAGCGCCTGAACCACGACCCTGAGTTGCGTGCCGCCGTGGACGCCTGGGAACAGCGCCTGCTGCCACTGACGGCACTGGCCGAGCCGGTGCCGCCCACCGCCCACCTTTGGCCGCGCATCGAACGCACGATTAAACGTCCCGAAGACAGCGTGGCGTGGTGGAACCTGTTGGCGCTATGGCGCGGGTTGGCCGGCGCGGGCATGCTGACCACGCTGGTGTTGGCGGCGCTGTTGCTGACTCGCCCGCCCGCCACGCCACCCAGCTTTGTGGTGGTGCTGGTGGCGCCACAGAGCCAGGCGCCGGGCTGGGTGATCCAGGCCAGCAACAATCAACAGATTCAGCTTATTCCATTGGGTGTGATGGAGGTGCCGAGCGACAAGGCCCTGCAGTTCTGGACCAAGGGCGATGGCTGGCAAGGCCCGGTCTCGCTGGGCCTGGTCAAGCCGGGGCAAACGCTGTCGGTGCCGCTGGACAAGCTGCCGCCGCTCACGCCCAACCAGCTGTTTGAACTGACCCTGGAAGACCCGCGCGGCTCGCCGACCGGCAAGCCCACCGGGCCGATCCAGGCGATTGGCCGGGCCGTGAAGGTGCTTTGATCAGCCGACACTGGGCAACCACAAGCGGAACCGTGCGCCGCCCAACGGCGAGGCCTGGGCCGTGAGGGTACCGCCCTGGGCTTCCAGCGCCCGGCGGCTGATCGCCAGGCCCAGGCCGAAGCCGCCGGTGGCGCGGTCGCGGCTGCGGTCGAGGCGGTAGAACGGCTCGAAAATCCGCTCGCGTTGCTCCAGCGGAATGCCGATTCCATCGTCGTCCACCCAGATTTCGCAGCCGTCGGCGCCCACTTTTACGCCCACCTGGATGCGCTTGTCGCAATAACGCGTGGCGTTGCGCAACAGGTTCTGCAAGGCGCGAGCAGTGAGGCGCGGGTCGAGGCTGAAACGTTCGACAGCGCAATCGAGGGCCACATCGATGACGATATCGGGGTTTTCCAGCTCGTCATCCACGCTGCCGAGT from Pseudomonas tolaasii NCPPB 2192 includes the following:
- a CDS encoding sigma-70 family RNA polymerase sigma factor; this encodes MPYLFDYEACLAACARGDKRALRQLYVQDSNQLLGVALRIARDKALAEDIVHDAFIRIWRGAGSFDARRGSARGWVFSVTRHLALNAVRNRYREVVLDDEHEQAAEPAARFEFGAREDKVYRCLEQLDPARRACILHAYVDGDSHSEIARKLDTPLGTVKAWIKRSLAALRECMA
- a CDS encoding anti-sigma factor — encoded protein: MNEPMDELASEYVLGTLPAEQRAEVQQRLNHDPELRAAVDAWEQRLLPLTALAEPVPPTAHLWPRIERTIKRPEDSVAWWNLLALWRGLAGAGMLTTLVLAALLLTRPPATPPSFVVVLVAPQSQAPGWVIQASNNQQIQLIPLGVMEVPSDKALQFWTKGDGWQGPVSLGLVKPGQTLSVPLDKLPPLTPNQLFELTLEDPRGSPTGKPTGPIQAIGRAVKVL